In one window of Cytophagaceae bacterium ABcell3 DNA:
- a CDS encoding T9SS type A sorting domain-containing protein, with translation MNIRLHYSVAVAFFMAISISYSYAQNGEEPKIINVGFPGIDEVICLSEEKPEEFQFETEGDFPEDVVFTLRAVFLGLDGFVELGQVAGKEATSIPVSWTEQSIRSENALFYVVAQVLDPEQTIAAGEYLYFDLVTEVDPSITLNRDGEVVVRKGQTIPVSVSRQPGVDGNYFNLVHEETGNSVSGWQLAEGTATFRLEDPEPGTYNLYGRGVGENTGQVCQDSVETDGSFMISRAPAEITNLHIPGLEDNTICFDPEKDYEVQFDVEGELPEDAQLRVDFSGVTYGGTAIVGNAEAEEGISSIDISFPENMVGAAEYAVNVRYTFSNEHGDHTVVSDGLLFDLITPIDLDDIGMSPEGLTEIESDEVVEGVIFLNSNDGYFFNLVHEETEESATDGWVRMFDTPLQFRLEGPAEGTYRLYVMGASGDTSVVCEDSVRSDAYFIIEHAIEEEPQIINVNIPGVEDILCRDDAPDYIEFETLGDFPEGTTFRAFMVTEERTIPLGHPAELNANRINVPFWPTRPNEDVEIFISATNGDLEVESERLMITYFSATEETVDYQVRNRGGDVIEPVNGQYFLCEGERFTLYLHSIKGATYRWYRNGEHLRDIGERVHAISVDQSGVYTLKIILEHCPDIVKERNLVFVEPLDNVEITAVGNVLKAPEALNYQWFRDGEPLEGETERTHTAEVEGSYTVELITQGGCEATSEPYRYTVTSVGNALAGGKVSAYPNPVSDRLHIEADISEEALITVTGMEGQVVHSETIIGSTNIELDVSLLSAGVYLVNITSSGESYTFKIIKQ, from the coding sequence ATGAATATACGATTACACTATTCAGTAGCAGTGGCATTTTTTATGGCCATTAGCATAAGTTATTCTTATGCACAAAACGGTGAAGAGCCAAAGATTATTAATGTTGGCTTTCCAGGAATTGATGAAGTCATTTGTCTGTCAGAGGAAAAACCCGAAGAGTTTCAGTTTGAGACCGAAGGTGACTTTCCTGAAGATGTAGTTTTTACGCTTCGGGCAGTTTTTTTAGGGTTGGACGGTTTTGTGGAACTTGGGCAAGTTGCAGGAAAAGAGGCAACCTCTATTCCTGTTTCATGGACAGAGCAGTCAATTAGGAGCGAAAACGCACTTTTTTACGTTGTTGCACAAGTGTTGGATCCTGAGCAAACAATTGCCGCTGGGGAATATCTATACTTTGATTTGGTAACGGAGGTAGACCCTTCCATTACGCTTAACCGTGACGGAGAAGTGGTGGTACGCAAAGGTCAGACTATCCCTGTAAGCGTTAGTCGTCAACCTGGCGTTGATGGTAATTATTTCAATCTGGTTCATGAAGAAACCGGAAATAGTGTTTCGGGTTGGCAATTGGCAGAAGGTACTGCGACATTTCGTTTAGAAGATCCAGAGCCGGGAACTTACAACCTGTATGGTCGTGGTGTAGGAGAAAATACAGGTCAGGTATGTCAAGACAGCGTCGAAACCGATGGTAGCTTTATGATTAGCAGAGCCCCTGCGGAAATTACCAACCTGCATATTCCGGGCTTGGAAGACAACACCATTTGCTTTGACCCTGAAAAGGATTATGAAGTACAGTTTGACGTAGAAGGAGAGCTTCCGGAAGACGCCCAACTACGGGTTGATTTTAGTGGTGTTACCTATGGAGGAACTGCAATAGTAGGAAACGCTGAGGCTGAAGAAGGGATCAGCTCTATAGATATTTCTTTCCCTGAAAATATGGTTGGAGCTGCGGAGTATGCTGTGAATGTAAGGTATACCTTTAGTAATGAGCATGGTGACCATACAGTGGTTAGTGATGGCCTATTGTTTGACCTAATTACACCGATAGATCTTGACGATATTGGAATGTCGCCAGAAGGGCTGACGGAAATAGAAAGTGACGAAGTAGTGGAAGGGGTTATCTTTCTAAACAGTAACGATGGATATTTTTTCAATTTGGTTCATGAAGAAACAGAGGAAAGTGCCACAGATGGATGGGTGCGTATGTTTGATACACCTTTACAGTTTAGGTTAGAAGGGCCGGCAGAAGGAACTTATCGACTTTATGTGATGGGTGCATCAGGTGATACAAGTGTGGTTTGCGAAGACAGTGTCCGTTCTGATGCTTATTTCATTATTGAGCATGCCATTGAAGAAGAACCACAAATTATCAATGTGAACATACCGGGTGTGGAAGATATATTATGTCGGGATGACGCACCGGACTATATAGAGTTTGAGACTTTAGGGGACTTTCCCGAAGGGACAACCTTTAGGGCTTTTATGGTTACAGAAGAAAGAACAATTCCACTTGGGCATCCTGCTGAACTGAATGCCAATAGGATAAATGTTCCTTTTTGGCCTACCAGGCCAAACGAGGATGTAGAAATATTTATATCAGCTACTAACGGTGATTTAGAAGTAGAAAGTGAAAGGTTAATGATTACATATTTTTCCGCTACTGAGGAAACAGTCGACTACCAAGTAAGGAACAGAGGGGGAGATGTGATTGAACCTGTAAATGGACAATACTTTTTATGTGAGGGAGAACGCTTTACGCTATATCTGCACAGTATAAAGGGGGCAACTTACCGTTGGTATAGGAACGGGGAGCATTTAAGGGACATTGGCGAACGGGTACATGCCATCAGCGTTGACCAGTCTGGTGTGTATACCTTAAAGATCATTCTCGAGCATTGTCCTGATATAGTTAAAGAACGCAATCTTGTGTTTGTAGAGCCTCTTGATAATGTAGAAATCACAGCCGTAGGAAATGTGCTTAAAGCTCCTGAAGCTTTAAATTACCAATGGTTTAGAGATGGTGAGCCATTGGAAGGTGAAACAGAAAGAACTCATACCGCCGAAGTAGAAGGCTCTTATACTGTAGAGCTGATCACACAAGGTGGATGTGAAGCTACCTCAGAGCCTTACCGATACACGGTAACTAGTGTGGGCAATGCCTTGGCCGGTGGAAAGGTAAGCGCATACCCTAACCCGGTAAGTGATCGCCTGCATATAGAAGCTGACATTTCGGAAGAAGCATTGATTACAGTAACAGGCATGGAAGGTCAGGTGGTTCACTCAGAGACCATTATTGGCAGTACTAATATTGAACTGGATGTAAGTCTGTTGAGTGCTGGGGTTTATCTGGTGAATATTACCAGTTCCGGCGAGTCATATACTTTTAAAATTATTAAACAGTAA
- a CDS encoding glycosyltransferase family 39 protein, with protein sequence MQKASYKEFVVKNKAVLYLALMAFVLMFGNQWVSYWDQDEAAYAGFAKGMVESGNWLMPDFIWSDVHRKPPLHFWNIAISYKIFGINEFATRLPAALSILLTLAVTYFMGRRLFGEKESFLGMVVLSTSFLVVALAKVSVTDATLLFFTTLCAFSMLYVLVYKEMKWVFLFWASFALALLVKGPPVILFSGVFAAILFLFHPQRTNLFRLHPWFFLPLAALPLYFWGYLCYQSQEGKEFITWMVDWYILKRVGGSVFGQTGPPGTHLLGIMLFFLPYFMFFPAAVINSVKNLFGKVKDSNFLLGVWFIAGWFIFELTPSKLPAYVVAAHVPMALTIGTLLVRRPLASNNGLSWAHLILNSIIFVALLTAPFVLDLPWLTKIVFGISGLGFIMLFVYNFARRNKEGFVRRLLVGNVTFIGVLSLVLLPVADKLKNSSLRIAQHIESVAPENSRIIIANNYSNPPSLPFYLLQRFQHVEEEYDASVLLKEYESAGENVFILTRDLKDVFLKHHPELQFVEFKPFFTDRVPQESYFILASKR encoded by the coding sequence ATGCAAAAAGCTAGTTATAAAGAATTTGTTGTTAAGAACAAGGCCGTTCTGTATTTGGCTCTGATGGCCTTTGTGTTGATGTTTGGTAATCAATGGGTGAGTTATTGGGATCAAGACGAGGCCGCTTATGCTGGTTTTGCCAAAGGTATGGTAGAGTCTGGCAATTGGCTAATGCCAGATTTTATATGGTCTGATGTTCACCGCAAGCCACCACTTCATTTCTGGAATATTGCTATAAGCTATAAGATCTTCGGGATAAATGAATTTGCCACCCGTTTGCCTGCTGCCTTATCTATTTTGCTCACTTTAGCCGTTACCTATTTTATGGGGAGGAGGCTGTTTGGAGAGAAAGAGAGTTTTTTGGGCATGGTAGTATTAAGTACTTCTTTTTTGGTTGTGGCTTTGGCAAAAGTATCTGTTACGGATGCAACGCTGCTGTTTTTTACTACCCTGTGCGCTTTTTCCATGCTTTATGTATTGGTATATAAAGAAATGAAATGGGTGTTCTTGTTTTGGGCATCTTTTGCGTTGGCGCTTTTGGTAAAAGGCCCTCCAGTCATATTGTTTTCAGGTGTTTTTGCTGCGATACTTTTTTTGTTTCACCCGCAAAGAACCAACCTTTTTCGGTTACATCCTTGGTTTTTCTTACCATTGGCTGCCTTGCCGCTTTATTTTTGGGGATATTTATGTTATCAAAGTCAAGAGGGGAAAGAGTTCATTACATGGATGGTTGACTGGTATATTTTAAAACGTGTAGGTGGCAGTGTTTTTGGCCAAACAGGCCCTCCTGGCACTCACCTTTTAGGGATCATGCTTTTCTTTTTGCCCTATTTCATGTTTTTCCCAGCTGCGGTAATCAATAGCGTCAAAAACCTTTTTGGCAAGGTAAAAGACAGTAATTTCCTTTTAGGGGTTTGGTTTATTGCTGGTTGGTTTATTTTTGAGCTTACCCCTAGTAAACTGCCAGCATATGTGGTAGCAGCCCACGTACCTATGGCTTTGACCATTGGAACTTTGCTGGTGAGACGGCCATTGGCTTCTAACAATGGCTTGTCCTGGGCGCATTTGATACTAAACAGCATTATTTTTGTCGCATTATTGACGGCTCCATTTGTTCTTGACTTGCCTTGGCTTACAAAGATCGTATTTGGCATAAGTGGACTGGGTTTTATTATGTTGTTTGTATATAACTTTGCCAGAAGGAACAAGGAAGGGTTTGTTCGTAGGCTATTGGTCGGGAATGTGACTTTTATAGGAGTATTGTCTTTGGTTTTGTTGCCTGTAGCAGATAAGCTTAAAAATAGCTCATTGAGAATCGCACAACATATTGAATCGGTAGCTCCCGAAAATAGCCGTATTATTATAGCCAATAATTATTCTAACCCACCTAGCTTACCATTTTATTTATTACAGAGGTTTCAGCATGTAGAAGAAGAATATGATGCTTCTGTATTATTAAAGGAATATGAAAGCGCTGGAGAAAATGTATTTATACTTACCAGGGATCTTAAAGATGTTTTCTTGAAGCATCATCCAGAACTTCAATTCGTAGAGTTCAAGCCGTTTTTCACTGACCGTGTTCCTCAGGAAAGCTATTTTATATTAGCAAGTAAGAGATAA
- a CDS encoding FtsX-like permease family protein has product MRTIFLIARRYFLSKKKKSFINVISMMSMAGVAFGTMALVIVLSVFNGMEDLIRTLYNTFDPEIKVSAAQSKSLTYDDALKDKVYAVSGIEMVTEAIEDNALVEYRDDRRVVKIKGVSENFLDQQRLNSAIVAGEYAFHRNNMDYAIIGRGVQYSLNISINNDLSPLKISYPNHRKLLQVTSPNILNRNIIPAGAVFAIEKQYDDNYIFVPLHFAQELMNYGDRRTSLEIKTKEGYKINKVRDELRKVLGGEFLVQNSDEQHASLLRAIKIEKLFVFITFSVILAIASLNIFFSLTMLAIDKKKDVAMMFSMGATPGFIRKIFMTEGIIIAFSGAIIGLMLGFLICLAQQELGLISMGMETSLIDAYPVKMEAGDFVFSGLVIFAITILISYRPAVKASRVTIQDNL; this is encoded by the coding sequence TTGAGAACAATCTTTCTGATAGCAAGAAGGTACTTCCTTTCTAAAAAGAAAAAAAGCTTCATAAACGTCATATCTATGATGTCTATGGCAGGCGTGGCTTTTGGCACAATGGCCCTTGTTATTGTGCTGTCCGTTTTTAATGGAATGGAAGACCTTATCCGAACACTTTACAATACTTTTGATCCTGAGATCAAAGTGTCCGCTGCTCAAAGTAAGTCCTTGACCTATGACGATGCCTTAAAAGATAAGGTATATGCTGTTTCAGGTATAGAAATGGTGACCGAAGCCATTGAAGACAATGCTTTAGTAGAGTACCGCGACGATAGAAGGGTGGTTAAAATCAAAGGCGTTTCTGAAAATTTCCTTGACCAGCAGCGGCTTAACTCAGCCATTGTGGCAGGTGAGTATGCTTTCCACAGGAACAATATGGACTATGCCATTATTGGTAGAGGTGTGCAATATAGTTTGAACATTAGCATCAACAACGACCTTAGCCCATTGAAGATCAGTTATCCTAATCATAGGAAACTGCTTCAGGTTACTTCGCCTAATATCTTGAACAGAAATATTATACCAGCAGGCGCTGTGTTTGCCATCGAAAAGCAGTATGATGACAATTACATTTTTGTGCCTTTGCATTTTGCCCAGGAGCTAATGAACTATGGAGACCGCCGGACTTCATTGGAGATCAAAACAAAAGAAGGATATAAGATCAATAAAGTGCGGGATGAGCTTAGAAAAGTGTTGGGAGGCGAGTTTCTTGTTCAAAACAGCGACGAGCAACATGCTAGTCTGCTCAGGGCTATCAAGATAGAGAAGTTGTTTGTGTTCATAACATTCTCAGTTATTCTGGCCATTGCTTCTCTTAATATCTTTTTCTCCCTGACCATGTTGGCCATAGACAAGAAAAAAGATGTGGCAATGATGTTCTCTATGGGGGCAACACCTGGCTTTATCAGGAAGATATTTATGACAGAGGGTATCATCATCGCTTTCTCAGGCGCAATTATAGGTTTGATGCTTGGCTTTTTGATTTGTCTCGCACAACAAGAATTGGGCTTGATCTCAATGGGTATGGAAACCTCTCTTATTGACGCATATCCTGTAAAAATGGAGGCTGGCGATTTTGTTTTCTCAGGTCTGGTAATATTCGCTATCACTATTCTTATTTCTTATAGGCCAGCAGTAAAAGCCTCAAGGGTAACAATTCAGGATAACCTGTAA